The Streptomyces sp. NBC_00224 genome has a window encoding:
- a CDS encoding family 2B encapsulin nanocompartment shell protein, producing MSVEAGPENRAQQSLGTAAARNLATTTKSAPQMQEITSRWLLRMLPWVQVQGGTYRVNRRLSYSVGDGKITFVQTGERVAVIPAELGELPALRGFEDESVLSELANRCVQRDFAAGEVLATEGDPVDTVYLLAHGRVEQIGTGPYGDEAVLGVLADGAHLGEQALISGEATWDATARAATACTVLALSRSDVLNLAERASSLGEHLAALALVPRQHTNKYGEAAIDLASGHVGEPVIPHTYVDYEGAPREYELSVAQTVLKVHSRVADLYNQPMNQTEQQLRLTVEALRERQEDELINNREFGLLSNCDYGQRLQPHDGVPGPDDMDELLSRRRGNKLFLAHPRAIAAFGRECNKRGLVPESVEISGNRIPTWRGVPIFPCNKIPVSDARTTSIICMRTGEAEQGVIGLQQSGIPDEIEPSLSVRFMGIDEQAIISYLVTAYYSAAILVPDALGVLENVEVSRWR from the coding sequence ATGTCGGTCGAGGCAGGGCCCGAGAACCGCGCGCAGCAGAGTCTTGGTACCGCAGCCGCGCGGAATCTGGCGACCACCACCAAGTCCGCCCCACAGATGCAGGAGATCACCTCCCGGTGGCTGCTGCGGATGCTGCCATGGGTGCAGGTCCAGGGCGGTACGTACCGGGTCAACCGGCGACTGAGCTACTCGGTGGGTGACGGGAAGATCACCTTTGTGCAGACCGGCGAACGGGTGGCCGTCATCCCGGCCGAGCTGGGCGAACTGCCCGCGCTGCGCGGGTTCGAGGACGAGTCCGTGCTGTCCGAGCTGGCGAACCGGTGCGTGCAGCGCGACTTCGCCGCCGGGGAGGTCCTGGCCACCGAGGGCGACCCGGTGGACACCGTCTACCTGCTGGCCCACGGCCGCGTGGAGCAGATCGGCACGGGGCCGTACGGGGACGAGGCGGTGCTCGGGGTCCTGGCGGACGGGGCGCACCTGGGCGAGCAGGCCCTGATCTCCGGCGAGGCGACCTGGGACGCCACGGCCCGCGCCGCCACGGCGTGTACGGTCCTGGCGCTGAGCCGGTCGGACGTGCTCAACCTCGCGGAGCGGGCGAGCTCGCTCGGCGAGCACCTCGCGGCGCTCGCGCTCGTGCCCCGCCAGCACACCAACAAGTACGGCGAGGCGGCGATCGACCTGGCGTCCGGCCACGTCGGCGAGCCGGTCATCCCGCACACGTACGTGGACTACGAGGGCGCGCCCCGTGAGTACGAACTGTCCGTCGCGCAGACGGTCCTGAAGGTCCACAGCAGGGTCGCGGACCTCTACAACCAGCCGATGAACCAGACCGAGCAGCAGTTGCGGCTCACCGTGGAGGCGCTGCGCGAGCGCCAGGAGGACGAACTCATCAACAACCGTGAGTTCGGCCTGCTCAGCAACTGCGACTACGGGCAGCGGCTCCAGCCGCACGACGGCGTGCCCGGCCCCGACGACATGGACGAGCTCCTCTCCCGGCGGCGCGGCAACAAGTTGTTCCTCGCCCACCCGCGCGCCATCGCCGCGTTCGGGCGCGAGTGCAACAAGCGCGGCCTGGTCCCGGAGAGCGTGGAGATCAGCGGCAACCGCATCCCGACCTGGCGCGGTGTGCCGATCTTCCCGTGCAACAAGATCCCGGTCAGCGACGCCCGTACGACCTCGATCATCTGCATGCGTACCGGCGAGGCCGAGCAGGGAGTCATCGGGCTCCAGCAGAGCGGCATCCCGGACGAGATCGAGCCGAGCCTGTCGGTGCGGTTCATGGGCATCGACGAGCAGGCGATCATCTCGTACCTCGTCACCGCCTACTACTCGGCCGCGATCCTGGTGCCGGACGCCCTCGGCGTCCTGGAGAACGTGGAAGTGAGCCGCTGGCGCTGA
- a CDS encoding family 2 encapsulin nanocompartment cargo protein polyprenyl transferase, with protein sequence MGEAVEGREAVDLLERTRVVVNPRLRDTVESLPGSIRRVAMYHFGWEHADGTPAAGQAGKAIRPALVLAATGALGGDPEDALRAAAAVELVHNFTLLHDDVIDEDATRRHRPTAWTVFGTPDAIIVGDAMLALALRLLAEDGHPAAPAASARLAACVIELCAGQQADCAFEQRGPQEVSLDECLDMAMAKTGALLGCACSLGALYAGAGPEEVAALDAFGREAGLAFQLIDDLIGIWGDPGRTGKPAGADLASHKKSLPVVAALTSGTPAAAELAELYRGPMGAAAVRRAAGAVDRAGGRDWAQIHAADRMARAVDQLSRAVPDLAAAGDLLALAEFVTRRSR encoded by the coding sequence ATGGGGGAAGCCGTCGAGGGGCGCGAGGCCGTGGACCTGCTGGAGCGGACCCGGGTGGTGGTCAATCCACGGCTGCGGGACACCGTGGAGTCGCTGCCCGGCTCGATACGGCGGGTGGCGATGTACCACTTCGGATGGGAGCACGCGGACGGCACGCCGGCCGCCGGGCAGGCGGGCAAGGCGATCCGGCCCGCGCTCGTGCTCGCGGCCACCGGGGCGCTCGGCGGCGACCCCGAGGACGCGCTGCGGGCGGCGGCCGCCGTGGAGCTCGTCCACAACTTCACGCTGCTGCACGACGACGTGATCGACGAGGACGCCACCCGGCGCCACCGGCCCACCGCCTGGACCGTGTTCGGCACCCCCGACGCGATCATCGTCGGGGACGCGATGCTGGCGCTGGCACTGCGGCTGCTCGCCGAGGACGGCCACCCGGCGGCCCCGGCCGCCTCGGCCCGGCTCGCCGCCTGTGTGATCGAGCTCTGTGCCGGGCAGCAGGCCGACTGCGCCTTCGAGCAGCGCGGCCCCCAGGAGGTGTCCCTGGACGAGTGCCTGGACATGGCGATGGCCAAGACCGGGGCGCTGCTCGGGTGCGCCTGCTCGCTGGGGGCGCTGTACGCGGGGGCGGGGCCCGAGGAGGTGGCCGCGCTCGACGCGTTCGGCCGCGAGGCCGGGCTCGCCTTCCAGCTCATCGACGATCTGATCGGCATCTGGGGCGACCCCGGCCGTACCGGCAAACCCGCCGGCGCCGATCTCGCCTCGCACAAGAAGTCGCTGCCGGTGGTGGCCGCCCTGACATCGGGCACCCCGGCGGCGGCCGAACTCGCCGAGCTGTACCGGGGCCCGATGGGGGCGGCCGCGGTGCGGAGGGCGGCGGGGGCGGTGGACCGGGCGGGCGGCCGCGACTGGGCGCAGATCCACGCGGCCGACCGGATGGCCCGGGCGGTGGACCAGCTGTCCCGGGCGGTCCCGGACCTCGCGGCGGCGGGCGACCTGCTGGCCCTGGCGGAGTTCGTGACCCGGCGCTCCCGCTGA
- a CDS encoding GNAT family N-acetyltransferase — MGQGPGTGIRRVERDDEKAVETAVRLLDQAFQNDPVSSWVFPDPAHRREVHRHLMRAFLEISLAEGHADLAEDGTATALWIDVPAEPEEGGEDGEEDGPAQLRAAVDPENERVELIGRLTGSVHPHGRAHAYLLLIAVAPDRQGQGAGEALIAPVLERCDREGLPAYLEASSARSSRLYERLGFAHLGEPLRLPDGPLMYPMWREPGA; from the coding sequence ATGGGTCAGGGACCGGGCACGGGCATACGGCGGGTCGAGCGGGACGACGAGAAGGCCGTGGAGACGGCGGTGCGCCTCCTCGACCAGGCGTTCCAGAACGACCCGGTGAGCAGTTGGGTCTTCCCGGACCCGGCGCACCGCCGTGAGGTGCACCGCCACCTCATGCGCGCCTTCCTGGAGATCTCGCTCGCCGAGGGCCACGCCGACCTCGCCGAGGACGGCACGGCGACGGCGCTGTGGATCGACGTCCCGGCCGAGCCGGAGGAGGGCGGCGAGGACGGGGAGGAGGACGGCCCGGCGCAGCTGCGGGCCGCCGTCGACCCGGAGAACGAGCGCGTCGAGCTGATCGGACGGCTCACCGGGTCCGTCCATCCGCACGGCCGGGCGCACGCGTATCTGCTGCTGATCGCGGTCGCCCCGGACCGCCAGGGCCAGGGGGCGGGGGAAGCGCTGATCGCGCCCGTCCTGGAGCGGTGCGACCGGGAGGGCCTGCCCGCCTATCTGGAGGCGAGCAGCGCACGCAGCTCGCGGCTGTACGAGCGGCTCGGCTTCGCGCACCTCGGTGAGCCGCTGCGGCTGCCGGACGGGCCGCTGATGTACCCGATGTGGCGCGAGCCGGGAGCTTGA
- a CDS encoding TetR/AcrR family transcriptional regulator: MVRNPERRTALVDAAIEVLAREGARGLTFRAVDAEAKVPPGTASNYFTSRDDLFTQAGRHIHVRMTPDPAEVSEAMRPEPSRELVASLMHWLLRRIVKERTSYLAMLELRLEATRRPELREALTGAIHADLDANIAFHLDAGLPGDADTVRLLYFAMTGLLIDTLTLPDVLGPDQTDRLVEMIVARVVAP, translated from the coding sequence ATGGTCAGGAACCCGGAACGCAGAACCGCTCTCGTGGACGCGGCGATCGAGGTGCTGGCGCGCGAGGGAGCGCGCGGGCTGACCTTTCGCGCCGTCGACGCCGAGGCCAAGGTGCCGCCCGGCACCGCCTCCAACTACTTCACCAGCAGGGACGACCTGTTCACCCAGGCCGGGCGGCACATCCACGTACGGATGACACCGGATCCGGCCGAGGTGAGCGAGGCGATGCGGCCCGAGCCGTCGCGGGAGCTGGTCGCCTCGCTGATGCACTGGCTGCTGCGGCGGATCGTCAAGGAGCGCACCAGCTATCTCGCGATGCTGGAGCTCCGCCTTGAGGCCACTCGCAGGCCGGAGCTCCGGGAGGCGCTGACCGGGGCCATCCACGCCGACCTGGACGCGAACATCGCGTTCCATCTGGACGCCGGGCTGCCGGGCGACGCGGACACGGTACGGCTGCTCTACTTCGCCATGACCGGTCTGCTGATCGACACCCTCACCCTGCCGGACGTACTGGGTCCGGACCAGACGGACCGCCTGGTGGAGATGATCGTGGCCAGGGTGGTGGCCCCTTGA
- a CDS encoding dihydrofolate reductase family protein: MRKLSYYIALTIDGFIAAPDGSYDFYPLSDELFGFMGTDFPEALPTPARRALGVDEAPNRRYDTVLMGRGTYEPGLKEGFASPYAHLRQIVFSRSLGESPDPAVEVVSGDPVPFVRALKQEEGADIYLCGGADLAGQLVDEIDELVIKSYPVVAGSGIPLFRAEFAPRSFVPTDSRSFENGTVVTTYTRKR; encoded by the coding sequence TTGCGCAAGCTTTCGTACTACATCGCCCTCACCATCGACGGCTTCATCGCCGCCCCGGACGGGTCGTACGACTTCTATCCCCTGAGTGACGAGCTCTTCGGCTTCATGGGCACCGACTTCCCCGAGGCCCTGCCGACCCCCGCCCGCCGGGCCCTGGGCGTCGACGAGGCGCCCAACCGGCGGTACGACACGGTGCTGATGGGCCGGGGGACGTACGAACCCGGCCTCAAGGAGGGCTTCGCCAGCCCCTACGCGCATCTGCGCCAGATCGTCTTCTCGCGCAGCCTCGGCGAGTCCCCGGACCCGGCCGTCGAGGTCGTCAGCGGCGACCCGGTGCCGTTCGTCCGTGCGCTCAAGCAGGAGGAGGGCGCCGACATCTATCTGTGCGGCGGTGCCGACCTCGCCGGGCAGCTCGTCGACGAGATCGACGAGCTCGTGATCAAGAGCTATCCGGTCGTCGCGGGCTCCGGAATCCCCTTGTTCCGGGCGGAGTTCGCCCCCCGCTCCTTCGTGCCGACGGACAGCCGTTCCTTCGAAAACGGTACAGTCGTGACCACTTACACAAGGAAGCGCTAA
- a CDS encoding DUF6304 family protein produces the protein MTTQSWAGWYRDRHGSEALTITADGTQLHTRIRGVDFAGAGFDSLGPVPGIPPEGSFALDGGTLRDFVLEWDMPVPVASDDGAVHHATLSCLLSLKPPEPDLGLALHLGGAVYASGRAEVDFGSVLDDIRRQLPYGAHLQPSVLESI, from the coding sequence ATGACCACACAGTCCTGGGCGGGCTGGTACCGAGACCGCCATGGATCCGAAGCGCTGACGATCACCGCCGACGGGACCCAACTGCACACCCGTATCAGGGGGGTCGACTTCGCCGGGGCCGGGTTCGACTCGCTCGGCCCGGTGCCCGGCATACCGCCGGAGGGCTCGTTCGCGCTCGACGGCGGCACCCTGCGCGACTTCGTCCTGGAATGGGACATGCCGGTACCGGTCGCCTCCGACGACGGCGCGGTCCACCACGCCACCCTGAGCTGCCTGCTCTCCCTCAAGCCGCCCGAGCCCGATCTGGGGCTCGCACTGCACCTGGGGGGAGCGGTGTACGCGTCGGGGCGCGCCGAGGTCGACTTCGGGTCGGTCCTCGACGACATCCGCCGCCAACTCCCGTACGGGGCACACCTCCAGCCGTCCGTCCTCGAAAGCATCTGA
- a CDS encoding DUF1648 domain-containing protein, protein MNRARYRLVAVAVLPFLLALAVDLLLFAALRDRLPTRLATHFSGGGTADGYADRGAYVVVNIGLAGGLAAVWAVLAATADFAPRGARRLIGAGYATAGLTGYLMAAALYANLDAADGSEVRLPLWQLAAGLAVAALAGAAGAQLLRLLALPEVVPPPGPGAVERLDLAEGEVAGWARRAPSRTLCAVGVALLVVGGALTYVYGWGRAAAPLACGLLILACSCPYVTVDRHGLTTRPTVLPWPRVRIPLADVDRAVSREVKALSEYGGWGYRVRPGRSGLILRSGEAIVVRRAGGREFAVTVADSATAAALLNTLAERAAVR, encoded by the coding sequence ATGAACCGTGCCCGGTACCGCCTGGTGGCCGTCGCCGTGCTGCCGTTCCTGCTGGCGCTCGCCGTCGACCTGCTCCTCTTCGCCGCCCTGCGCGACCGGCTGCCGACGCGCCTGGCCACCCACTTCAGCGGCGGCGGCACCGCCGACGGCTATGCGGACCGGGGCGCGTACGTGGTGGTGAACATCGGCCTCGCGGGCGGGCTCGCCGCCGTCTGGGCGGTCCTCGCGGCCACCGCCGACTTCGCGCCGCGCGGGGCGCGCCGGCTGATCGGCGCCGGGTACGCGACCGCGGGCCTGACCGGCTATCTGATGGCGGCCGCGCTGTACGCGAACCTCGACGCCGCCGACGGCAGCGAGGTCCGGCTGCCGCTGTGGCAGCTCGCGGCGGGCCTCGCGGTGGCCGCGCTCGCCGGGGCGGCCGGGGCGCAGCTGCTGCGACTCCTCGCCCTCCCCGAGGTCGTGCCGCCCCCCGGCCCCGGCGCGGTCGAGCGGCTCGACCTCGCGGAGGGCGAGGTGGCGGGCTGGGCCAGACGCGCCCCGTCGCGGACGCTGTGCGCGGTCGGCGTGGCGCTGCTCGTCGTCGGCGGTGCGCTGACATACGTGTACGGCTGGGGGCGCGCCGCCGCGCCGCTGGCGTGCGGGCTGCTCATCCTCGCCTGCTCCTGCCCGTACGTGACGGTCGACCGGCACGGACTGACCACCCGCCCGACGGTGCTGCCCTGGCCCCGGGTGCGGATACCGCTGGCGGACGTGGACCGGGCGGTCAGCCGAGAGGTGAAGGCGCTCTCGGAGTACGGCGGTTGGGGCTACCGGGTGCGCCCCGGGCGCTCGGGCCTGATCCTGCGCTCGGGCGAGGCGATCGTGGTGCGGCGCGCGGGCGGGCGGGAGTTCGCCGTGACGGTGGCCGACTCCGCGACCGCCGCGGCCCTGCTCAACACACTGGCCGAGCGGGCGGCGGTGCGCTGA
- a CDS encoding GntR family transcriptional regulator, producing the protein MLFRVDPASAVALGDQIAASVRRAIAEGKVEPGERLPAARVLADSLGVNVHTVLRGYQRLREEGLIELRRGRGAVVVEATSSRARAGLLVRVRELVEEARRLGLTEDELVDLVRTGLH; encoded by the coding sequence ATGCTGTTCCGGGTGGACCCGGCGTCCGCGGTGGCGCTGGGCGACCAGATCGCCGCGTCGGTGCGCCGCGCCATCGCCGAGGGCAAGGTGGAGCCGGGCGAGCGCCTGCCCGCCGCCCGCGTCCTTGCCGACTCGCTGGGCGTCAACGTCCACACGGTCCTGCGCGGCTACCAGCGCCTGCGCGAGGAGGGCTTGATCGAACTGCGGCGGGGCCGGGGCGCGGTGGTGGTCGAGGCGACCTCGTCCCGCGCCCGGGCCGGACTGCTTGTGCGGGTACGCGAACTGGTGGAGGAGGCGAGGCGGTTGGGCCTGACGGAGGACGAGCTGGTCGACCTGGTCCGCACGGGCCTCCACTGA
- a CDS encoding VOC family protein: MAPLEPPYTRLLVEHYEPTFRFYAAVLPKLSGCSLARGTEGSGYASWDDCEGRTTFALFSRAAMAAAVGEENVPVGASVVIRVDGPGALDAGVELCTSAGATVVAPAQDRPQWGPTMRAAHLHDPDGNLVELQTY; encoded by the coding sequence ATGGCACCTCTTGAACCTCCGTACACCCGGCTCCTCGTGGAGCACTACGAGCCCACTTTCCGCTTCTACGCCGCCGTGTTGCCCAAGCTGAGCGGGTGCTCGCTGGCGCGCGGTACCGAGGGGTCGGGGTATGCGAGTTGGGACGACTGCGAGGGTCGTACGACGTTCGCGCTGTTCTCCCGGGCCGCGATGGCCGCGGCCGTCGGGGAGGAGAACGTGCCCGTCGGGGCGTCCGTCGTCATTCGCGTGGACGGGCCCGGGGCGCTGGACGCCGGGGTCGAGCTCTGCACCTCGGCCGGCGCCACCGTGGTCGCCCCGGCGCAGGACCGGCCGCAGTGGGGGCCGACCATGCGGGCCGCCCATCTGCACGACCCCGACGGCAATCTGGTGGAGCTCCAGACGTACTGA
- a CDS encoding helix-turn-helix domain-containing protein, translating to MGLRVVRGGTVARAEVDIARAGGLWRVTRPWHPGLRPFLRSYAGYWDSGLSPYEVRVVPTGRAVLVINLAEPFAQVRRIGAPGTGSGRIGSMVVGLEDSPTLCAHRGGQEAIRLELTPLGAYRLFALPMGKLAQHVVELHHILGPGAELLVERLATTHDWAERFDLLDGVLLDRLGRGPDPAPEVGHAYRLLARTAGTIPVARLGDEVGWSKGYLIRRFTEQIGLTPKTYGRVLRFDRAVRMLARGDATLAETSAVCGFYDQAHLNREFRALADTTPGRMLSARRVEGALTL from the coding sequence TTGGGGCTCCGCGTCGTACGTGGGGGGACCGTTGCCCGGGCCGAGGTCGACATCGCCCGGGCCGGAGGGCTGTGGCGGGTCACCCGCCCCTGGCATCCGGGGTTGCGGCCCTTTCTGCGCAGTTACGCCGGGTACTGGGACTCGGGGCTCTCGCCGTACGAGGTGCGGGTCGTCCCGACCGGGCGGGCCGTCCTCGTGATCAACCTCGCCGAGCCGTTCGCCCAGGTGCGCCGGATCGGGGCGCCGGGCACGGGCAGCGGGCGGATCGGGTCGATGGTCGTGGGGCTTGAGGACAGTCCCACGCTGTGCGCACACCGCGGAGGGCAGGAGGCCATTCGGCTGGAGTTGACGCCGCTGGGTGCCTATCGGCTGTTCGCCTTGCCCATGGGCAAGTTGGCCCAGCATGTGGTCGAGCTGCATCACATCCTGGGCCCGGGGGCCGAGTTGCTGGTGGAGCGGCTGGCGACCACCCACGACTGGGCCGAACGGTTCGACCTGCTGGACGGCGTACTGCTGGACCGGCTCGGCCGCGGCCCGGACCCCGCGCCGGAGGTCGGCCACGCCTACCGGCTGCTCGCCCGTACCGCCGGGACGATCCCGGTCGCCCGGCTGGGCGACGAAGTCGGCTGGAGCAAGGGGTACTTGATCCGCCGGTTCACCGAGCAGATCGGGCTCACCCCGAAGACGTACGGCCGGGTGCTGCGCTTCGACCGCGCCGTACGGATGCTCGCCCGCGGCGATGCCACGCTGGCCGAGACCTCCGCCGTCTGCGGCTTCTACGACCAGGCCCACCTCAACCGCGAGTTCCGCGCCCTGGCCGACACCACACCCGGCCGGATGCTGTCGGCCCGCCGGGTGGAAGGGGCCCTCACCCTGTGA
- a CDS encoding NUDIX hydrolase gives MRWTVHGERQIYSNPWVNLWLVDVQQPDGRRWEHHVVRMRHLAVAAVVDDGKRVLMMWRHRFITDTWGWELPMGLIESDETPEQAAAREVEEETGWRVEAMKPLVYAQPANGITDSEHHVFRADGATYAGPPTEVNESDRIEWIPISRIRGMIDRREIVSSGSLVGLLYLLLDEAEARG, from the coding sequence ATGCGGTGGACCGTCCATGGTGAGCGGCAGATCTACAGCAACCCGTGGGTCAACCTGTGGCTCGTGGACGTCCAGCAGCCCGACGGGCGCCGCTGGGAGCACCACGTCGTACGCATGCGGCACCTTGCGGTGGCTGCTGTGGTCGATGACGGCAAGCGCGTACTGATGATGTGGCGGCACCGGTTCATCACGGACACCTGGGGCTGGGAACTGCCCATGGGGCTCATCGAGTCCGACGAGACTCCGGAGCAGGCCGCGGCCCGAGAGGTCGAAGAGGAGACCGGCTGGCGGGTCGAGGCCATGAAGCCGCTGGTGTACGCGCAGCCCGCGAACGGCATCACCGACTCCGAGCACCACGTCTTCCGCGCCGACGGCGCCACGTACGCGGGCCCGCCGACAGAGGTGAACGAATCGGACCGGATCGAGTGGATCCCGATCTCGCGGATCCGGGGAATGATCGACCGCCGGGAGATCGTCAGCAGCGGCAGCCTGGTCGGCCTGCTCTACCTCCTGCTGGACGAGGCCGAGGCACGCGGCTAG
- a CDS encoding DUF5753 domain-containing protein translates to MTSSVPWTERLSTGTEAIQDDVVRWYQNTREGKAYVPTMIWGTLQTEAYATVILGQVVDFLGVPNDVPAGVAKRMQRQQVLYDGEHHYDVVLGEQALYTNIGGADVMRPQIERLLRELGLDSLTLGILPTTARVDLFPVHGFSVYGEGDRVHVELVSSSVDVTEQSELDLYGKAFAALSSAASYGDAAEELLRKAHSFWTSAPPQGEDHRHKA, encoded by the coding sequence GTGACCAGTTCAGTTCCCTGGACGGAGCGCCTGTCCACCGGTACGGAAGCGATCCAGGACGACGTGGTCCGCTGGTACCAGAACACGCGAGAGGGTAAGGCCTACGTGCCCACGATGATCTGGGGCACCCTTCAGACCGAGGCATACGCCACCGTGATCCTCGGCCAGGTCGTCGACTTCCTGGGGGTCCCGAACGACGTGCCGGCCGGCGTCGCCAAGCGCATGCAGCGACAGCAAGTCCTGTACGACGGAGAGCACCACTACGACGTCGTCCTCGGGGAGCAGGCTCTCTACACGAACATCGGCGGGGCCGACGTCATGCGGCCACAGATCGAGCGCCTTCTGCGCGAGCTCGGTCTGGACTCGCTGACGCTCGGGATCCTTCCCACCACCGCGCGGGTGGACTTGTTCCCCGTTCACGGGTTCAGCGTCTACGGCGAGGGCGACCGGGTCCACGTCGAGCTCGTCTCATCCTCTGTGGACGTCACGGAACAGAGTGAGCTCGACCTCTACGGCAAAGCCTTCGCCGCCCTGAGCAGCGCGGCATCGTACGGCGACGCCGCCGAGGAACTTCTGAGGAAGGCCCACTCCTTCTGGACCAGCGCCCCGCCCCAGGGGGAGGACCACCGCCACAAGGCGTAA
- a CDS encoding NUDIX domain-containing protein, which yields MAQRTTDAQPKALKPALESKTLLVAAVIVHDKASNRVVLLQRSQNAKFAQGMWDLPVGKSEPGEPITETAVRELYEETGLTVKPESLKVAHVIHGAWGVEAPNGFLTVVFAAHEWAGEPENREPRKHTQVRWVDVDVIPEEFVDTTASALHRYLAGGPQVSLDGWG from the coding sequence GTGGCTCAGCGGACAACCGACGCCCAGCCCAAAGCCCTCAAGCCCGCCCTCGAATCCAAGACCCTCCTGGTCGCCGCTGTCATCGTTCACGACAAGGCCTCGAACCGAGTCGTCCTTCTCCAGCGCAGCCAGAACGCCAAGTTCGCCCAGGGCATGTGGGACCTGCCGGTCGGCAAGAGCGAACCCGGCGAGCCCATCACCGAGACAGCCGTCCGCGAGTTGTACGAAGAGACCGGCCTGACAGTGAAGCCGGAGTCCCTGAAGGTTGCCCACGTAATCCACGGCGCCTGGGGTGTCGAAGCGCCCAACGGCTTCCTCACCGTCGTCTTTGCCGCCCATGAGTGGGCCGGCGAGCCCGAAAACCGCGAACCGCGCAAGCACACCCAGGTCCGCTGGGTCGACGTCGATGTCATCCCCGAAGAGTTCGTGGACACCACAGCCAGCGCGCTGCATCGGTACCTTGCCGGAGGGCCCCAGGTATCCCTCGACGGCTGGGGATAG
- a CDS encoding helix-turn-helix domain-containing protein, whose product MTDFQSARVALGARLRELRAETGLNGKDFAARLGWQRSKVSRLENGKQTATADDLAAWAAAADASDQNADLKSRLRGLESQQRSWRRQVAAGQRPVQDRYVVEYQRTATMRGYEATVIPGLFQTPDYARALMVHNADVMQTPRDTDDAVHARMRRQEVLYQAGKLFRVLVWEGALHALICPREVMAGQLDRLVGLIGMSTVELGIIPFGARLKLTPKHGFWIFDEERVIVETINTELQFDSPDDLALYGRVWDRLNEAAAYGPQARLLIGRARTSLGLP is encoded by the coding sequence GTGACGGACTTCCAGAGCGCACGGGTCGCTCTCGGCGCGCGGCTACGGGAACTGCGTGCCGAGACCGGCCTGAACGGCAAGGACTTCGCGGCCCGACTGGGCTGGCAGCGCTCGAAGGTGTCACGGCTGGAGAACGGCAAGCAGACCGCGACCGCCGACGACCTCGCCGCCTGGGCGGCCGCAGCCGACGCATCAGACCAGAACGCGGACCTCAAGAGCCGGCTGCGCGGGCTGGAGTCGCAGCAACGCTCGTGGCGCCGCCAAGTGGCGGCGGGCCAGCGCCCCGTTCAGGACCGCTACGTCGTGGAGTACCAGCGCACGGCCACGATGCGCGGTTACGAAGCCACCGTGATTCCCGGCCTGTTCCAGACCCCTGACTACGCTCGGGCGCTCATGGTCCACAACGCTGACGTAATGCAGACCCCGCGCGACACGGACGACGCTGTACACGCTCGCATGCGGCGCCAAGAGGTGCTGTACCAGGCGGGAAAGCTGTTCCGGGTGCTCGTGTGGGAGGGCGCGCTGCACGCGCTGATCTGCCCTCGCGAGGTGATGGCCGGGCAGCTCGACCGGCTGGTGGGGCTGATCGGTATGAGCACGGTGGAACTCGGGATCATCCCGTTCGGCGCCCGCCTGAAGCTGACCCCGAAGCACGGGTTCTGGATCTTCGATGAAGAGCGGGTCATCGTGGAGACGATCAACACTGAGTTGCAGTTCGACTCTCCCGACGACCTGGCTCTGTACGGGCGGGTATGGGATCGCCTCAACGAAGCCGCAGCGTACGGCCCTCAAGCGCGGCTGCTGATCGGACGCGCGCGCACTTCCCTGGGACTCCCGTAA
- a CDS encoding DUF6879 family protein, which yields MPSLIPFEEITHLFSEFQHTAFRLETRRSYASDRQGARFQAFMQGVEPQPEPDHPWNVNVRAMTAQGARFSRIRIVDEPPTDGQRFLMASAAANTAGEDVRVLSRSLAGQLELPGYDFWLFDSSTLVLMHIDESDTTIGVEVSSDPAQVLEASRVRDAAWPLAVPAAVVWPRVRSSV from the coding sequence TTGCCGTCGCTGATCCCGTTCGAGGAGATCACTCACCTGTTCTCGGAGTTCCAGCACACCGCATTCCGGCTGGAGACCCGCCGCTCCTACGCCTCCGATCGACAGGGCGCCCGCTTCCAGGCGTTCATGCAAGGCGTGGAGCCGCAGCCCGAACCCGATCACCCATGGAACGTCAACGTGAGGGCGATGACCGCGCAGGGCGCGCGCTTCTCGCGGATCCGTATCGTCGACGAGCCGCCGACGGACGGGCAGCGGTTCCTCATGGCCTCAGCAGCGGCGAACACGGCGGGTGAGGACGTCCGCGTGTTGTCTCGGTCGCTGGCCGGGCAACTGGAACTCCCGGGCTACGACTTCTGGCTCTTCGACTCCAGCACTCTGGTGCTGATGCACATCGACGAGTCCGACACGACCATTGGCGTTGAGGTCAGCTCCGACCCTGCTCAGGTGCTGGAGGCCAGTCGCGTGCGGGATGCCGCTTGGCCGCTCGCGGTGCCTGCCGCCGTGGTCTGGCCGAGGGTACGTTCCTCTGTGTGA